The Methanosarcina barkeri str. Wiesmoor DNA segment CCAGCACTATCTTGCAAAAGCAGGTATCTTTGCTGTCCGCAGAGTTAAGAAGAGCGACATGGAAAAACTCGCAAGAGCAACAGGCGGCAAACTCATCACCAACATGGATGAAATCACTCCTGAAGACCTCGGATATGCAGCACTCGTTGAAGAGAAAAAGGTTGGTGGAGACAGCATGACTTTTGTCACAGGCTGCGACAACCCGAAAGCTGTAACAATCCTGCTGCGCGGCGGTACAGAGCATGTTGTTGATAGTATTGACAGTGCTCTTGAAGATGCCCTGCGTGTGGTCGGAGTTGCAATCGAAGATGAGAAGCTCGTTGCAGGCGGCGGTTCCCCTGAAGTTGAGGTTGCACTCAGGCTCCAGGAATACGCAGCAACTCTCGAAGGCAGAGAACAACTTGCAGTCAAAGCCTATTCTGAAGCTCTTGAAATCATTCCAAGAACTCTTGCAGAAAACGCAGGTTTAGATCCAATTGACATGCTCATGGATCTGCGTTCACAGCACGAGAAAGGTGTAAAGGCCGCAGGACTCAATGTTTACGAAGGCAAAGTCGTTGACATGTGGAAAAACTTCGTAGTAGAACCCCTCAGAGTCAAGACCCAGGTTATCAATGCAGCTACCGAGTCTGCAGTTATGATTCTCAGGATCGACGACGTCATAGCTTCTACCCGTGCAGCAGGCCCTGAAGAAGGCGGAATGCCTCCAGGAGCAATGGGTGGAATGCCGGGCGGAATGCCACCAGGAATGGGCGGAATGCCTCCAGGAATGATGTAATCCGGAAAGGTAACAAAATCATTTTGGGATAAACAGGAAAAGGCACGGTTTTCAAGCCATGCCTTCCTTTTAGCCCTTAAAAATTGAAGTCTGAAAAACTCTCTTCCGGCCTCTCACCGGAAATCAATGTGAATCTCCAAGTAACTCTCTTTTTTCAGGCTTTTTCAGGCTTTTTCAGGCTTTTCAATATTATTTAGGTTATTTTCAGGTTTTTCAATTCTGAAAGTATAGCTTCTTATCTGGCTTTACAGGACTTTTTACTCACTTCTTTTCAAGGCAATTAAGAACATCTTCAGCTCTGAATTTTGTTTTTATAATTCTCGTCCTACCTCTCTGGCCCTTGCCGGTAAAATCCGCATCTATGTAGTTAAGCACCTGGAGCTTGTTGACAATTCCATAAAAGCGAGTATATCCAAGCTGAGTTAATTCATGGAAGGACTTGTAAAGTTCACCTGCCTGGACTTCTCCTCTTTTTGCTATTAGCTCAAGCAGATGTTTTTCAGGACCTGACAGGAGGCTTATACTCCTGCACAGATGAAGCAGTTTGGACGCTTCATAAGCTTTTTCCACATCTTCAGAAGAGATTGTGCGGCTTCCCCTGCGTTCGGCATTAAAACCGGAACGTTTTAGAAGGTCAATTCCAACTCTGAGGTCCCCTGTCCTTTCTACATACGATACTACGAGTTCAAGTAACTCATCAGAAATCACTTTAGGATAAAAGCCGTATTTTACCCGGTCTTTGAGAATATCAAGAATTTCAGCACTTTCGTATCTCGGGAAAGGAATATCTTCGGGCAGGAATACCGAATTCACCCTCGAATCCAGGCAATAAAGGTCCGAGGAGTCGTTTACAATTCCAATTATCCCTATCTTTGTTCCGGGGTACTGCTCATGTGCCCTTAAAAGCGAGTACATCACCTCATTGGCATGCCCTTCATAGCAGAGATAATTGAGGTCATCCAGAGCAACAAGCAGAACTTTCTCCGAGGAAACTAGAAAATTAACTACGGCTTCAAAGATTTTCCTGAAAGCAACTCCTGAGTTGGGAGGAGAAATTCCAAAAAGTTTCCTGTAAATCCTTGACATTACTGCAAAACGTGTGGAATCAATCTGACAGTTAACTTTGACAGTAACAATACCAGTTGCATGGGCTTCAACTTCCCCGAATACTTTCATAACTGCACTGGTCTTTCCTGTTCCGGGAGGACCTACAAGCAAACAATTCAAAGGCCGCATACCGCGCAGGGCTGGCCTGAGGGCAAATCTGAGCCCATTTAATTGTGACTCCCTATGAGGAAAATATTCAGGGAGATAGTCAGGCTCAAGCACTGACGGGTCCTTAAATAGGGTCTCATCCCAGAGTAGTATATCATTACCTGTCAAGAGAAGTTACTCCAGAAGTTATTAGTCTGTTATTATTAATAATTGAAAGCTCGGATATTGAAAGCTCAGTAATATTGAAAGCTTAGTAGTATTAAAAGTTCAGTAATATTAAAGCTAAGTAATATTAAAGCTAAGTAATATTAAAGCCCAGTAATATTAAAGCTCAGTAATATTGAAAGTTAGGGATCGTAAAAGTATTTTTGAATGAAATCTAGCTTTGAATAGAATCTAGCTTATTGAACTACAAATACAGGAATAAGGTAGTTCCATATTCTGAATTGAGTAATCTCTAAGCAACCAAGCAAGATTTCACACGAATAAACTTTACTTAGTAAGAGAGATTCATATTTAGTATTAATAAACTAAATTCTTGATAAGCCGGATTTTGAGATTATTCCTTAATATTTTTTAAATTTTTAGTAGATAGGTTTTACTGCATTTAGCTTTTTTGAATTGTTACTCAATAGAACTATTTAAGCCGAAAAATAATGAGCCAGTAGTACGAGATATTAGTTACGAGATATTAGTTCGAACTAGTAATAAGAATTAGTTTGCATTTCGAGCTAGTAATAAGAATTAGTTTGAAAAATAACAATCACTGATGAACTGTAACAGATAAAAAGAATAACATTAGATTTATTTATAAGGATTTGAGCAATAATTACATAAAAACAATTAAGAAGAATAAATTAAGAAGGATAATTTAGAAAAAAAATAACTCTATCGAAATCCTGTGGTTTATAGCGTCTAAACCAATTTAACTGTAGTTTCAGATATACATCTATACATTTAACTTAATTATAATCCTTTCAATTACAGGAAATAACGACGAGCTGGAAAGAGCGAAATTCATATCTTTAGTTATGAAATAGTCCACTTAACCACACCCCTGATGGGAGTTTTCGCTCAAGCCTTTTTTGAAAAAGCTTGCAGTCAAACCTATTTAAAAAAAGCTTTCAGGCAAGCCATTTCACAAAAATTTGGGGACTTGGGTGGGAGAAAAAAGTATGGAAATAGAATCAAAATTTCTGGTAATGGAAGAAACGGATTTTCAGGCCCTTGAAAACCTTTCAAAACTTGCTTCATACTCTCTTTCGGAAGCTAAAATCCAGTTAAATGAAGATATTTTCTTTGATACTGAGAACCGGGCTATTATGGCTTCGGGCTATTACCTGAGGGTCAGGAAATCATCTGGGGAAGATGGAAGCTGGGTAACCATTAAAAGCCTGGGAGGTTTTGAAGATGGAACTCACAGACGAGAAGAATATGTAAGTTTCCTGCCTGAGGGAATCCCAGTACTCGCATGTCCTGATTCCCGTATTAGAGACCTTATTTTTGAATTTACGGCAGGACTTGACCTTTTTCCGTTGCTGTCCCTCAAACAGAAAAGGGTAATTCGTCAGGTAAAAATGGGAAAAAGGATTATAGCTGAAGCTTACCTGGACCGGGTAAACCTGAAAAATAAAGGCAGGGAAAAGCACTATAATGAATTTGAAATTGAGCTTAAAAGCGAAGGAAGCTCGGAAGATCTGGAAACTATCAGGCTTTTCCTGCTCAAGAATTACAACCTGGCAGAAAGCACTTTTTCCAAATTCGAAAAAGCTTTTCTTTTCATGGAGAACCTTCCTGAAAAAACCTTCCTTAACCTGAGAGAAAGAGCTTTTTGCGCACAGCTTGCAGACCAGAAAAACGTGTATGGGAAGCAGGCTCAGATTTTGACGGAACTTGATAAAGGAAAGAGCTGTGAAGATCTTAGCCTACTTCTGAAAGTTCCTCAAACCAAAATAAGAGTCCTGCGCTCAGAGTTTAAAGAGAAGAGACTTTCTATTTTTCCTTTTACAACCTATAAAGAAAAAGATCCTGAATTCCATATTCAGGCTGGAAAAAATTGTATTTCAAAAAAGGAAAAGAAAACGTTAGAATTTAAACAATGGAATCCGGAAAGCCTGCTTGAGTATTACGGAGCAAATAAAAATCAGGCCAAAAAAAGCAGGGAATACGCTCTTACGCTTTTTGATGGGCTGTCTGTATGCCACAGACTAGGACAGGAAGAGAGAAAACTACTGGGACTTGCAGCCTTCCTGAAGGATACCGGAAACTCCATTTTTCCTGGCGAGAGCGCACGTATGAGCAGAGAAATTCTTCTGACACATCCTGTAAAAGGACTCAGGCTTCATGAAATATTAATGCTCGCCCTAGTCATTGAACTTCAGGATCTTTTTGTAAGCCATTACGTAAGCGAAAAAAGCTTAATCCCAACCTTCAAAGGATTCCACACGGGGCTGCCTCCCGGTCTACAGAACAAAACCCTGATGCTTGCAGCCATTGTGTCAATTTCAGACCTTTTCACATCCCTCAAAATCCAACCAGGAAAGATAAGGTCGCTTGAAAACATTCTGGAGATAGAAATAATAGGGGATGTAACTGAAAAAACTGCAAAAAAGTTTGAAGCACAAAGTAAACTCTGGAAATCTCTCTACGGAAAAAAACTCCTGTTTTCTCAGGCTGCTGAGAAAGAAGAAATCCGAATCTCTGAAGAATTCGAAATAAAGGAAATAAAAACAAAAGAATCTGAAATAAAGGAAACAGAAACAAAAGAAACAGAAACAAAAGAAACAGAAACAAAAGAAACAGAAACAAAGGAAACAAAAACAAAGAAACGGGTCGGAGAGGAAAAGAAGCCAGAAAAAAAACAGGTAGAGAAAGAGAAAAAACCAGAAAAAAAACAGGCTTCAAGGGAGAAAAAACCAGAAAAAAAGAAGTGCAGGCCGGATGAAGAGGTAACTGTCAAACCTACTGACTCTATGGCACAGCTTGCCTGCAGGATATTTTCCTATCAATTTTCCTGTATGCTTTCTCATGAAGAAGGAACTATAAAAGGGGAGGAAATCGAAGAATTACATGATATGCGGGTTGCAGTCCGCAGAATGAGAGCTGCAGCAAAAGTTTTTGAGGCTTATCTTGATTCCGAGCAGCTTGAACCTCATCTCAAAGGGCTCAGGAAAACGCTTGGATCACTGGGGGAAGTCAGAGACCTGGACGTTTTCCGCGAAACGGCCGAAAAATACCTAAAAACCCTGCCTTTGGGACACGAGAATGATCTGGATCCACTTTTTTCAGTGCTTACGGAAGAGCGAGAAAAAGCCAGGAAAAACATGCTTGATTATCTCGACAGTGAAAAATACAGATCTTTCAAAAGAGACTTTTCAGACACACTTGCCTCTCCCGAAATCCTGATCCTTCCTGCAACTAACAAAAAACATGATGCATTGCCCCATAGAGTAAGAGAAGTGCTTCCTTCAATCCTCTATGCACGTTTAGCAGATATCAGTGCTTACTCTGAATGGGTGGAAGGTCCTTATCTTTCTGTAGAACGCCTGCACAGGCTCAGGATTGCAGCCAAGGGAATGCGTTATACCCTTGAGTTCTTTGAGAGCGTACTTGGAGAAGACGCAAAAACCCTGATCAAAGAACTCAAAAACCTTCAGGATCACCTTGGGAATCTTCACGATGCAGTTATTGCAGTTGACCTCCTGGGTTCTTACTTGAGAACCGGAGAATGGAGTTCTACCGAGAGTGAAAAAGCTTCCGGGGAAAAAAAATATTCCGAAGGTACAGAAGGAATAGAAGCCTATCTTGAATACAGAGAAGAAGAACTCCAGACTCTGTTCAATGCCTTTCCCGATGCCTGGAAAAATATATGTAATGGAAGTTTCAGGGAA contains these protein-coding regions:
- a CDS encoding CHAD domain-containing protein, with protein sequence MEIESKFLVMEETDFQALENLSKLASYSLSEAKIQLNEDIFFDTENRAIMASGYYLRVRKSSGEDGSWVTIKSLGGFEDGTHRREEYVSFLPEGIPVLACPDSRIRDLIFEFTAGLDLFPLLSLKQKRVIRQVKMGKRIIAEAYLDRVNLKNKGREKHYNEFEIELKSEGSSEDLETIRLFLLKNYNLAESTFSKFEKAFLFMENLPEKTFLNLRERAFCAQLADQKNVYGKQAQILTELDKGKSCEDLSLLLKVPQTKIRVLRSEFKEKRLSIFPFTTYKEKDPEFHIQAGKNCISKKEKKTLEFKQWNPESLLEYYGANKNQAKKSREYALTLFDGLSVCHRLGQEERKLLGLAAFLKDTGNSIFPGESARMSREILLTHPVKGLRLHEILMLALVIELQDLFVSHYVSEKSLIPTFKGFHTGLPPGLQNKTLMLAAIVSISDLFTSLKIQPGKIRSLENILEIEIIGDVTEKTAKKFEAQSKLWKSLYGKKLLFSQAAEKEEIRISEEFEIKEIKTKESEIKETETKETETKETETKETETKETKTKKRVGEEKKPEKKQVEKEKKPEKKQASREKKPEKKKCRPDEEVTVKPTDSMAQLACRIFSYQFSCMLSHEEGTIKGEEIEELHDMRVAVRRMRAAAKVFEAYLDSEQLEPHLKGLRKTLGSLGEVRDLDVFRETAEKYLKTLPLGHENDLDPLFSVLTEEREKARKNMLDYLDSEKYRSFKRDFSDTLASPEILILPATNKKHDALPHRVREVLPSILYARLADISAYSEWVEGPYLSVERLHRLRIAAKGMRYTLEFFESVLGEDAKTLIKELKNLQDHLGNLHDAVIAVDLLGSYLRTGEWSSTESEKASGEKKYSEGTEGIEAYLEYREEELQTLFNAFPDAWKNICNGSFRERIENAVRKLY
- a CDS encoding ORC1-type DNA replication protein; translation: MTGNDILLWDETLFKDPSVLEPDYLPEYFPHRESQLNGLRFALRPALRGMRPLNCLLVGPPGTGKTSAVMKVFGEVEAHATGIVTVKVNCQIDSTRFAVMSRIYRKLFGISPPNSGVAFRKIFEAVVNFLVSSEKVLLVALDDLNYLCYEGHANEVMYSLLRAHEQYPGTKIGIIGIVNDSSDLYCLDSRVNSVFLPEDIPFPRYESAEILDILKDRVKYGFYPKVISDELLELVVSYVERTGDLRVGIDLLKRSGFNAERRGSRTISSEDVEKAYEASKLLHLCRSISLLSGPEKHLLELIAKRGEVQAGELYKSFHELTQLGYTRFYGIVNKLQVLNYIDADFTGKGQRGRTRIIKTKFRAEDVLNCLEKK